A region of Amyelois transitella isolate CPQ chromosome 11, ilAmyTran1.1, whole genome shotgun sequence DNA encodes the following proteins:
- the LOC106134908 gene encoding uncharacterized protein LOC106134908, which produces MSCLKKKRKPMVPIKTLDIIFRRRYVPNTQHYFANRKHATVPNETKPKRVRPFKVPRSEKLLSYIKYSDRKEKVCARERLNQPLHLKDNLRIAATRDISKRLFVEEPEDDVRAVVEIHPEFYTVIEGRPLRCFDDIKVYLNNIRSYAMFRQQIGYRRDLVLKIEQSIVEESRIHDLIVEELKEHIKNFQKFLTEDYKKACAKVSKAEKVYTDLVAKINEFLVYVSKRTILNNKVFKLDAIRNVLKIYRRYLIFVAPLSWRQLYDETLRGKVQSIQFESGTFATDTDDDLVETLDIDKIIDAAKIELLNPLPPHLFFKTPGQTLSMFRTMELQSREYLTQLAKTDAPFRLLQDRIKQLTLATKQELDYFQFYIDSINDQISRETHNETHLQEKFFRILNDSFYDSVASFDTLKLKICIEYVYEQVFGKCEEGHQSLQDPMKILEVMYEDYNLRLDSLDFKIVNQAKSDFFAQDLKMLRNAYAAQRELRAFREMTNAMNKAFLPPAKYTRPVFKKFMSMKDLRVLKIAEKRKSQIITGRMKIRPRFKLSAEEREGLLMFTEWCEGTDPAPFLKEYYTYVKPAFDWLPRKSMM; this is translated from the coding sequence atgtcttgCTTGAAAAAGAAACGCAAACCCATGGTACCAATAAAAACTTTAGATATCATATTTAGAAGAAGATATGTACCAAATACCCAACATTACTTTGCTAACAGGAAACATGCAACTGTTCCTAATGAAACAAAGCCAAAGCGAGTTCGGCCTTTTAAAGTACCGCGATCTGAAAAATTATTGTCCTATATAAAGTATAGTGACAGAAAGGAGAAGGTATGCGCCCGTGAAAGGCTTAATCAGCCTTTACAtctaaaagataatttaagaATCGCTGCTACTAGAGACATATCGAAACGACTTTTCGTAGAAGAACCAGAAGATGATGTTAGGGCTGTTGTAGAAATCCATCCTGAATTCTACACTGTGATTGAAGGAAGACCATTGAGATGTTTCGAtgatataaaagtatatttgaataatattcgTTCTTACGCTATGTTTCGTCAACAAATTGGTTATCGCCGTGATTTGGTGCTGAAAATAGAACAGAGCATAGTAGAAGAATCTAGAATACATGACCTTATAGTAGAAGAGCTAAAGGAACATATCAAAaactttcaaaaatttttaactgaAGACTACAAAAAAGCTTGTGCAAAAGTTTCGAAAGCAGAAAAGGTTTATACAGATCTggttgcaaaaataaatgagtTTCTAGTCTATGTTTCAAAGAGAACAATACTAAATAACAAAGTATTTAAACTAGATGCAATTAGGAAtgtcttaaaaatttataggcgctatttaatatttgtcgCTCCTCTTTCTTGGAGACAATTATATGATGAAACTTTAAGGGGGAAAGTTCAATCTATCCAATTCGAAAGTGGGACATTTGCAACTGATACTGATGATGATTTGGTTGAAACTTtagatattgataaaattatagacGCAGCCAAAATAGAGCTTTTAAACCCCTTACCtcctcatttattttttaagacgCCCGGACAAACCTTATCTATGTTTCGTACAATGGAATTACAAAGCAGGGAATATTTAACTCAATTAGCAAAAACTGATGCACCGTTTCGGTTATTGCAAGATCGAATCAAACAATTGACATTGGCAACAAAACAAGAGCttgattattttcaattttatattgatagtATCAATGATCAAATATCTAGAGAAACTCACAATGAAACTCATCTGCAAGAGAAGTTCTTTCGCATATTGAATGACTCATTTTATGACAGTGTAGCCAGTTTCGAtacgttaaaattaaaaatatgtatagaaTATGTATATGAACAAGTTTTTGGGAAATGTGAAGAGGGGCATCAGAGTCTTCAAGACCCGATGAAAATTTTAGAAGTTATGTATGAAGATTACAATCTGCGGCTAGATTCCttggattttaaaattgtcaaTCAAGCAAAGAGCGACTTCTTTGCGCAAGacttaaaaatgttaagaaaTGCTTATGCAGCTCAGCGAGAATTAAGAGCATTCAGAGAGATGACTAACGCTATGAATAAGGCATTCTTGCCCCCTGCAAAATACACGAGGCCcgtttttaagaaatttatgaGTATGAAGGACCTTagagttttaaaaattgctGAAAAGAGAAAATCGCAAATTATAACTGGTAGGATGAAAATAAGACCCAGATTTAAACTGTCGGCAGAAGAGCGAGAAGGCTTACTAATGTTCACCGAGTGGTGTGAAGGGACAGATCCAGCACCATTTTTGAAAGAATACTACACCTACGTAAAACCCGCATTTGATTGGCTACCTCGTAAATCCATGATGTAG
- the LOC106134906 gene encoding uncharacterized protein LOC106134906: MTNLALPDLDVRTVLNVVEENFEKVELKAYAVRMIYIGEHTMCKEDMIKHFKKTVNAVNACYCEVNIQGLLLVYDSYFIHVLEGSEDTVHRQLRFLFKEELDWIEEMDRLEEEEAAAAAEAAEAEAIELGIPYVPPPAVDPAEKPERKMFKRLKLLIVYHSIKTRWFSNWQAVTARPPSLVGKLDVYGPLQAHMEQLRICLDKIFKLCRFANEEHLSFEGLSAVDPRMEALPEVALLDFLIQSQYIFDLRQFAYMHRRVDDYCFYFESVWPLPTHYTPRHLYKLKIDDSFVEPLPVMPWEMVKKEVGEDEEGREEQQSGSSDSD, translated from the exons ATGACCAACTTGGCTCTGCCAGATCTTGATGTGCGAACAGTGCTCAATGTGGTGGAGGAGAATTTTGAGAAAGTAGAACTG AAAGCGTACGCTGTTCGAATGATTTATATAGGGGAACACACTATGTGCAAGGAAGATATGATAAAgcattttaaaaagactgtcaATGCGGTGAACGCGTGCTACTGTGAAGTTAACATACAAGGTCTACTGTTAGTGTACGACAGTTACTTTATCCATGTTTTAGAG GGTTCAGAAGACACAGTGCATAGACAATTAAGATTCCTTTTTAAAGAAGAGCTGGATTGGATTGAGGAAATGGACCGTCTGGAAGAAGAGGAGGCAGCAGCAGCGGCGGAGGCGGCTGAAGCTGAGGCCATTGAGCTGGGAATCCCCTATGTGCCACCCCCGGCAGTAGATCCTGCCGAGAAACCAGAGAGGAAGATGTTTAAACGCCTAAAACTGCTCATAGTCTATCATTCTATAAAAACg CGTTGGTTCTCAAACTGGCAAGCTGTGACAGCGCGACCACCTTCCTTGGTCGGCAAACTGGACGTGTATGGACCTCTCCAAGCCCACATGGAACAACTGCGCATCTGTCTCGACAAAATCTTTAAGTTGTGTCGATTCGCTAACGAAGAACAT TTGTCGTTTGAAGGCCTCAGCGCAGTGGATCCTAGAATGGAGGCATTGCCCGAAGTGGCTCTGCTGGACTTTCTCATACAATCGCAGTACATATTTGACCTCCGACAATTTGCGTATATGCACAGGCGTGTTGACGACTACTGCTTTTATTTCG AGAGTGTGTGGCCACTACCTACGCATTACACGCCCCGACATCTATACAAGTTGAAGATCGACGATTCGTTCGTGGAACCTTTGCCCGTGATGCCATGGGAGATGGTGAAGAAAGAGGTAGGCGAGGATGAAGAAGGAAGAGAAGAACAGCAGAGCGGAAGCTCCGACAGCGATTAA
- the LOC106134907 gene encoding uncharacterized protein LOC106134907 → MDSEKSKKLIRRTTRKTIAGIKLPPLEGSADGQVKTILDIDPDYYSLVEGRPIKPNPSIYKYKQNVKEVALKKTLYGFLVDEILRIEKEIETERIVYETASTHFNEYQDSFDKFLADDNNKTIAIMKKSDALSKDILILSEEHKKANYEVASLKSKLQYIDETLSILLSFQNFLCKAAPILWREKQNVMLDVKHEDIFRMDSNIFQKIDVQEIKENLNGLPPTHLYFETPVQLITVFDALEKQNLNYLLATEELNTEKNKFLKALDNIKLKLRQELDYIQQKIIEIEEIIASTEARETEVKEVFYRILGQKLQYLISSDTALQIFNYVEFAYEHLIAPNDTKLKSLAMALALETEYDNLMMDISVYDLNLVKSIEKEIYEDGDKQIKRAKEAHKLLKDVEKLNRRLKSSYEPSRRNTYNE, encoded by the exons ATGGACAGTGAAAAAAGTAAGAAATTAATAAGGCGGACAACCAGAAAAACTATCGCAGGTATAAAATTACCTCCGCTTGAAGGTTCTGCAGATGGGCAAGTTAAAACCATACTGGATATAGATCCGGACTATTACTCATTAGTTGAAGGTCGCCCTATAAAACCCAATCCATCTATATATAAGTACAAGCAAAATGTTAAAGAAGTGGCTTTGAAGAAAACGCTATATGGCTTCCTCGTCGATGAAATTCTTAGAATTGAAAAGGAAATTGAAACTGAACGAATAGTTTATGAAACTGCATCAACACATTTTAACGAATATCAAGACAGTTTTGACAAGTTTTTGGCCGAcgacaataataaaacaatcgCAATAATGAAGAAGTCTGACGCGCTCTCAAAAGATATTTTGATTCTTTCTGAGGAACATAAAAAAGCTAATTATGAGGTCGCGTCTTTAAAATCGAAGTTGCAGTATATTGACGAAacattatcaattttattatcgttccaaaattttctttgtaaagCTGCCCCCATACTGTGGcgagaaaaacaaaatgtcatgTTAGATGTTAAGCATGAAGATATTTTTAGAATGGATTCTAACATTTTTCAGAAGATAGATGTACaggaaattaaagaaaatttaaacggACTTCCTCCAACACATCTTTATTTTGAAACACCTGTACAGCTTATAACTGTTTTTGATGCATTAgagaaacaaaatttaaactatttattagcAACTGAAGAGTTAAATACGGagaagaataaatttttaaaggcattagataatataaaactaaaattacgaCAGGAACTGGATTATATACAGCAAAAG ataattGAGATAGAAGAAATAATAGCTTCCACTGAGGCACGAGAGACagaagtgaaagaagtatttTATAGGATATTGGGACAAAAActgcaatatttaatttcatctgACACTGCGttgcaaatttttaattatgttgaaTTTGCTTATGAACATTTAATTGCACCAAATGATACTAAACTTAAATCGCTTGCAATGGCTTTGGCGCTTGAAACTGAATATGACAATCTAATGATGGATATATCTGTATATGATCTGAATCTTGTTAAatcaattgaaaaagaaatttacGAAGATGGTGATAAGCAAATAAAACGGGCAAAAGAAGCCCACAAACTATTAAAGGACGTAGAAAAACTAAACAGGCGATTAAAATCTTCCTATGAACCATCAAGGAGGAATACTTACAATGAGtga